In Thauera aromatica K172, one DNA window encodes the following:
- a CDS encoding diacylglycerol kinase codes for MESPFKSTKGLRHVWSALHYSLDGLRAAYRNEDAFRQEVWIALIAVPVALWLGDSALERALMIGSVLLVMVVELLNSAIEAVVDRVSLERHPLSKRAKDIGSAAVFMALLNAAVVWALLLLG; via the coding sequence ATGGAAAGCCCCTTCAAAAGCACGAAAGGCCTGCGCCATGTCTGGAGCGCCTTGCATTACTCGCTCGACGGTCTGCGCGCCGCGTACCGCAACGAAGACGCTTTTCGCCAGGAGGTCTGGATCGCCCTGATCGCAGTGCCGGTCGCGCTGTGGCTGGGAGACTCGGCGTTGGAGCGGGCCCTGATGATCGGCAGCGTGCTGCTGGTGATGGTGGTCGAGCTGCTGAACTCCGCGATCGAAGCGGTGGTCGATCGGGTATCCCTGGAGCGCCATCCCCTGTCCAAGCGCGCCAAGGATATCGGCAGTGCGGCGGTGTTCATGGCGCTGCTCAATGCGGCCGTGGTGTGGGCGCTGCTGTTGCTGGGCTGA
- a CDS encoding YcbK family protein: MSRTPHDHSGARRRLFLKGLSTLPLGLSLGSARAHPAAFAHDHRLAFRHTHTDERLQLAYRDRRGYIEPALQRMNWLLRDFRTGDAVAMDPRLYDVLHALSLRCGGDTFEIISGYRSPATNQALRKTGSGVARRSLHMDGRAIDIRLAGVATARLRDAALALRAGGVGYYPESDFVHIDTGPVRSWGPRPA, translated from the coding sequence ATGTCGAGAACTCCCCACGATCACTCTGGCGCACGCCGCCGGCTGTTCCTCAAAGGTCTTTCCACCTTGCCGCTGGGCCTCTCCCTCGGCAGCGCACGGGCCCATCCTGCCGCATTCGCCCACGATCACCGGCTCGCGTTCCGCCACACCCACACCGACGAGCGCCTCCAACTCGCGTACCGCGACCGGCGCGGCTACATCGAACCGGCATTACAGCGCATGAACTGGCTGCTGCGCGACTTCCGCACCGGAGACGCCGTCGCCATGGACCCCCGCCTGTACGACGTGCTGCATGCCCTGAGCCTGCGCTGCGGCGGCGATACCTTCGAGATCATTTCCGGCTACCGTTCGCCCGCCACCAACCAGGCCTTGCGCAAGACCGGCAGCGGCGTGGCCAGACGCAGCCTGCACATGGACGGCAGGGCGATCGACATCCGCCTCGCCGGAGTGGCCACCGCGCGCCTGCGCGATGCCGCACTCGCCTTGCGTGCCGGCGGCGTCGGCTATTACCCCGAATCGGATTTCGTCCACATCGACACCGGCCCGGTGCGCAGTTGGGGCCCCCGGCCGGCCTGA
- a CDS encoding L,D-transpeptidase family protein, producing MDNRQSEQALESRILTETEIRPGKSFVTLAALVVGVLVAAAGQSVAAAAAAATAGSHPGSPVVAPALPARGAGDAAAAGALDDMAGAIAGELELRSAALDDSVAPFYLARGYRPAWAGTAQAAALLAAVEASREHGLDPADFALERLRQAVDADPATLSPAQRAAREVSLSDSLARLLRQLRYGKLDPRLLYREWNFAPQPGPSLRAGELEAVLAAPGLGAAIANHAPALPLYRGLQQAYAQYRAQAALGDWPPVPAGPTLHPGDYDRRVAALRARLQAGGESGLEAADPAYFDPLLAEAVRRFQRAQGLEADALVGRRTMAALEVGAAQRADQIRANLERLRWVAQDLQGDHLGLDIAAQSAELVLDGVRAWSSRVVVGRPSRKTPLLRDRVQHLVLNPKWVVPPTILKQDVIPAMVRDPGYLADQRMRVVDGNGQAVDPTEIDWAAVPRHGFPYRIVQESGADGALGRIKFVLANPYTIFMHDTNAPELFERSVRAFSSGCLRLEKPLELALLLLDDPQRWSAETLAAELDRGATHTIAVGREIPVLLLYFTAGLDEAGGVQLREDIYGYDGEIIAALTGRSGGAPSDSVRPAPGPTGRERAG from the coding sequence ATGGATAATCGTCAGTCCGAACAAGCACTTGAATCGCGCATCCTAACTGAAACAGAGATCCGGCCGGGCAAAAGTTTTGTAACTCTGGCGGCGTTGGTGGTGGGGGTGCTGGTCGCCGCTGCGGGGCAATCCGTCGCCGCCGCGGCCGCTGCGGCGACGGCGGGCTCGCATCCCGGCTCGCCGGTTGTGGCTCCCGCCCTTCCCGCCCGCGGGGCTGGCGACGCTGCGGCGGCGGGGGCGCTGGACGACATGGCCGGGGCCATCGCCGGCGAGCTTGAGCTGCGCAGCGCAGCCCTCGACGACAGTGTGGCGCCGTTTTACCTTGCCCGAGGGTATCGCCCGGCATGGGCCGGTACAGCGCAGGCCGCAGCGCTGTTGGCCGCGGTGGAAGCCAGCCGCGAGCATGGGCTGGACCCCGCCGATTTCGCACTCGAACGCTTGCGTCAGGCCGTCGATGCCGATCCGGCCACCCTCTCACCCGCGCAACGGGCCGCGCGCGAGGTGAGCCTCTCCGACAGCCTTGCCCGCTTGTTGCGCCAGTTGCGCTACGGCAAGCTCGACCCGCGCCTGTTGTACCGTGAGTGGAACTTCGCGCCGCAACCCGGTCCGTCGCTGCGGGCTGGCGAACTCGAGGCGGTTCTGGCGGCCCCCGGGCTGGGGGCGGCGATCGCGAACCATGCGCCTGCGCTGCCCCTGTACCGGGGCTTGCAGCAAGCCTATGCGCAATACCGCGCCCAGGCCGCCCTCGGCGACTGGCCGCCGGTCCCTGCCGGGCCGACGCTGCACCCCGGCGACTATGACCGACGTGTCGCTGCGCTGCGCGCCCGCCTGCAGGCGGGCGGGGAGAGCGGTCTGGAGGCGGCCGATCCGGCATACTTCGATCCTCTCCTGGCCGAGGCGGTGCGCCGCTTTCAGCGTGCCCAGGGGCTCGAAGCCGATGCCCTGGTCGGGCGCCGGACGATGGCGGCGCTCGAGGTCGGCGCGGCGCAGCGTGCCGACCAGATCCGTGCCAACCTCGAGCGCCTGCGCTGGGTCGCGCAAGACCTACAAGGCGACCATCTTGGGCTCGATATCGCCGCCCAGAGCGCCGAACTCGTGCTCGATGGCGTGCGTGCGTGGTCTTCGCGCGTGGTGGTGGGGCGGCCGTCGCGCAAGACCCCTTTGCTCCGCGACCGCGTGCAGCACCTCGTACTCAATCCGAAATGGGTGGTGCCGCCTACCATCCTCAAACAGGATGTCATTCCCGCGATGGTGCGCGATCCGGGTTATCTCGCCGACCAGAGGATGCGTGTCGTCGACGGCAACGGGCAGGCGGTCGACCCGACCGAGATCGACTGGGCGGCGGTGCCCCGCCACGGCTTTCCTTACCGGATCGTGCAGGAGTCGGGCGCCGACGGCGCGCTCGGGCGGATCAAGTTCGTGCTCGCCAACCCCTACACAATCTTCATGCACGACACCAATGCCCCGGAGCTGTTCGAGCGCAGCGTGCGCGCGTTCAGCTCGGGTTGTCTGCGTCTGGAAAAGCCGCTGGAGCTCGCCTTGCTGCTGCTCGACGATCCGCAGCGCTGGAGTGCGGAAACGCTCGCGGCCGAGCTCGATCGCGGGGCGACCCACACGATTGCGGTCGGGCGCGAGATTCCGGTACTGCTGCTCTACTTCACCGCGGGGCTCGATGAAGCCGGCGGCGTGCAGCTGCGCGAGGACATCTACGGTTATGACGGAGAGATCATCGCTGCGCTGACGGGACGGAGTGGTGGCGCACCGAGCGATTCCGTACGCCCGGCCCCGGGCCCGACCGGCCGCGAGCGCGCCGGTTAA
- a CDS encoding response regulator, with the protein MPDTQALKREFISTAQAARQLGLSLGTVQHMVEAGALSGWKTAGGHRRIWQDSVDALLARGRTHGGTLRVLIVEDDKLLQTLYRETFSTWPIPLELNIVDHGLDALVELGREQPDLLITDLRMPGVDGFEMIRRLRANPLSSRTSIVVVSALSTKEIAASGPLPKDVTVYRKPIPFHELHGYIQALSAQRRRTRDGA; encoded by the coding sequence ATGCCCGACACGCAAGCTTTGAAGCGTGAATTCATCAGCACCGCCCAGGCTGCACGTCAGCTGGGTTTGTCTTTGGGCACCGTTCAGCACATGGTCGAGGCTGGCGCCCTTTCCGGCTGGAAAACCGCCGGCGGCCATCGCCGGATCTGGCAGGATTCGGTCGATGCCCTGCTCGCTCGCGGCCGCACTCACGGCGGGACACTGCGGGTGCTGATCGTCGAGGACGACAAGCTGCTGCAAACACTCTATCGCGAGACGTTCTCGACCTGGCCGATTCCGCTCGAGCTGAACATCGTCGATCACGGCCTCGACGCGCTCGTCGAACTCGGCCGCGAACAACCCGATCTGCTGATCACCGACCTGCGCATGCCCGGTGTCGACGGTTTCGAAATGATCCGCCGTCTGCGCGCCAATCCCTTGAGCAGCCGCACCTCCATCGTCGTGGTCTCGGCGCTGAGCACGAAGGAAATCGCCGCCAGCGGCCCGTTGCCCAAGGACGTCACGGTTTATCGCAAACCCATCCCCTTCCACGAGCTGCACGGCTATATCCAGGCCTTGTCCGCGCAGCGCCGGCGCACACGCGACGGGGCGTGA
- a CDS encoding DUF2237 family protein: protein MNASRNVLGGPLLACSYSPLTGFFRTGCCETGPDDLGRHTICVRVDQAFLAFSQAAGNDLSTPRPEFRFAGLKPGDRWCLCALRWKEALEAGVAPPVVLEATHESALGVVDLETLKAHAYSAAAGPRA from the coding sequence ATGAATGCGTCAAGAAACGTATTGGGCGGCCCCTTGCTGGCCTGCAGTTATTCCCCGTTGACGGGGTTTTTCCGGACGGGATGCTGCGAAACCGGCCCCGACGATCTTGGCCGCCATACGATTTGCGTGCGGGTCGATCAGGCTTTTCTGGCTTTTTCCCAGGCGGCGGGCAACGACTTGAGCACGCCGCGCCCGGAGTTCCGGTTCGCAGGCTTGAAGCCGGGCGATCGCTGGTGCCTGTGCGCGCTGCGCTGGAAAGAAGCGCTGGAAGCGGGCGTGGCGCCGCCGGTGGTGCTCGAGGCCACGCACGAGTCGGCGCTGGGGGTGGTCGACCTGGAAACACTCAAAGCCCACGCCTACAGCGCTGCGGCGGGGCCGCGGGCGTAA
- a CDS encoding Rossmann-like domain-containing protein, producing the protein MGFAEDLIACLEHALAGQRVPRVRALHLPPAEAADSRNGEFCALELDDGALGLSYVLLGNALVRLLGSNDPNAIVGMDGLQLAREFAAPAGAGGDAELRRMLGFAAANALSRTVMERMGFAPPRAPDSIGGIAPRMGEHIGMVGLFTPLLKQVTAAGARLTVIELNPERVGEYEDYRVTLDAAELETCDKVLSTSTILLNHTVDAILGHCRHARRIVLIGPSAGCLPDPLFARGVTMVGGSWVTDRTGFIDALRRGDAWSGFAYKFALTPADWPGLPRA; encoded by the coding sequence ATGGGGTTTGCTGAAGATCTGATCGCCTGTCTCGAACACGCCCTTGCCGGCCAGCGGGTTCCGCGCGTGCGGGCACTGCATCTGCCGCCTGCCGAAGCGGCCGATTCGAGAAATGGCGAATTCTGCGCGCTGGAACTCGATGACGGCGCGCTCGGCCTTTCCTACGTTCTGCTCGGCAACGCCCTCGTCCGGCTGCTCGGCTCGAACGATCCGAACGCCATTGTCGGGATGGACGGGCTGCAGCTCGCACGCGAATTCGCAGCGCCCGCAGGAGCGGGGGGCGATGCCGAGTTGCGCCGGATGCTGGGATTCGCCGCGGCCAATGCACTGTCGCGCACCGTGATGGAGCGGATGGGTTTTGCGCCGCCGCGCGCGCCCGATTCGATCGGCGGGATCGCGCCCCGGATGGGGGAGCACATCGGGATGGTCGGGCTGTTTACGCCGCTGCTCAAGCAGGTTACGGCAGCGGGCGCGCGTCTGACCGTGATCGAGCTCAATCCCGAGCGTGTCGGCGAGTACGAGGACTATCGCGTCACCCTCGATGCGGCGGAACTCGAGACCTGCGACAAGGTGCTGTCGACCAGCACGATCCTGCTCAACCATACGGTGGACGCCATTCTCGGCCATTGCCGCCACGCCCGCCGCATCGTCCTGATCGGCCCGAGCGCGGGTTGCCTGCCCGATCCGCTGTTCGCCCGCGGCGTGACCATGGTGGGAGGCAGCTGGGTTACCGATCGCACCGGCTTCATCGACGCCTTGCGGCGGGGCGATGCCTGGAGCGGCTTCGCCTACAAGTTCGCGCTGACCCCAGCGGACTGGCCCGGCCTGCCCCGCGCTTGA
- a CDS encoding DMT family transporter codes for MNLSPRLFFFLILPPLLWAINAVVGRIAIERMDPLWLNAVRWALALVLLLPLGWRAFGTPAARAQVRARWAHLAVLGLIGVGAYNALQYMALRTSTPLNVTLIASSAPVWMMLIGALFYRVIPRPVQVLGALLSLAGVAVVLSRGELGALARIEFVEGDLLMLLAMMGWTAYSWMLARPPAHMAGEARPAWNWAEFLVVQCVFGVGWAVAAAAAGDIIVPSGPTQWSWGLAAIILYVAVGPSIIAYRAWGVAVAEAGPAVAAIFYNFNPLFTAVLSAAVIGEWPRLYHGAAFVLIVGGILVSTQTARRRAA; via the coding sequence ATGAATCTCTCTCCCCGGCTGTTCTTCTTTCTGATCCTGCCGCCCCTGCTGTGGGCGATCAACGCGGTCGTCGGCCGGATCGCGATCGAGCGCATGGATCCGCTCTGGCTCAATGCGGTGCGCTGGGCGCTGGCCCTCGTGCTGCTGCTGCCGCTGGGCTGGCGCGCCTTCGGCACGCCTGCGGCGCGTGCCCAGGTTCGGGCGCGCTGGGCGCATCTGGCCGTGCTTGGACTGATCGGCGTGGGCGCCTACAACGCGCTCCAATACATGGCGTTGCGCACCAGTACGCCGCTCAACGTCACCCTGATCGCCTCGAGCGCGCCGGTGTGGATGATGCTGATCGGAGCGTTGTTCTACCGCGTGATTCCGCGCCCGGTACAGGTTCTGGGCGCGTTGCTGTCGCTCGCCGGGGTGGCGGTGGTGCTCTCGCGCGGCGAGCTGGGCGCGCTCGCACGCATCGAGTTTGTCGAGGGCGACCTGTTGATGCTGCTGGCGATGATGGGCTGGACCGCGTACAGCTGGATGCTTGCGCGCCCGCCCGCGCACATGGCCGGGGAAGCCCGCCCGGCGTGGAACTGGGCGGAATTCCTCGTTGTGCAGTGTGTGTTCGGGGTGGGCTGGGCGGTCGCCGCTGCCGCCGCCGGCGATATCATCGTGCCTTCGGGGCCGACGCAGTGGTCGTGGGGGCTGGCCGCCATCATCCTCTATGTCGCCGTCGGGCCGTCGATCATCGCCTACCGTGCGTGGGGCGTGGCGGTGGCTGAAGCCGGCCCGGCGGTTGCGGCCATCTTCTACAACTTCAATCCGCTGTTTACCGCGGTGCTGTCGGCCGCTGTGATCGGCGAGTGGCCGCGCCTCTACCATGGTGCCGCGTTCGTGCTGATCGTTGGCGGCATCCTGGTCAGCACGCAGACTGCGCGCCGACGCGCAGCCTGA
- the ettA gene encoding energy-dependent translational throttle protein EttA, whose amino-acid sequence MAQYVMSMLRVSKIVPPKRQIIKDISLSFFPGAKIGLLGLNGSGKSTVLRIMAGVDKEYDGEVQWLAGQRIGYLPQEPELDPARTVKEEVESALGEIMEARQKLEEVYAAYAEPDADFDKLAEEQARYENILSTAGSDVETQMEIAADALRLPPWDAVIGNLSGGEKRRVALCKLLLSKPDMLLLDEPTNHLDAESVEWLEQFLTRFPGTVVAVTHDRYFLDNAAEWILELDRGHGIPWKGNYSSWLEQKGERLAQEAKQEAAHQKAMKTELEWARSNPKARQAKSKARLARYEEMASVEYQRRNETQEIFIPPGERLGDKVIEFREVSKAFGDKLLMDKVSFSIPPGAIVGIIGPNGAGKSTLFKMIEGRDTPDSGMVEIGATVKIAAVDQTREGLANDKTVFDAVSDGADVLTVGRFEMPSRAYIGRFNFKGGDQQKIVGNLSGGERGRLHLAKTLIQGGNVLLLDEPSNDLDVETLRALEDALLEFAGCALVISHDRWFLDRICTHILAAEGDSQWTFFAGNYQEYEEDKKKRLGEEGAKPKRIRYKPIAR is encoded by the coding sequence ATGGCCCAATACGTCATGTCGATGCTGCGCGTGAGCAAGATCGTTCCGCCCAAGCGTCAGATCATCAAGGACATCTCCCTCTCCTTCTTCCCCGGCGCCAAGATCGGCCTGCTCGGCCTCAACGGCTCGGGCAAGTCCACCGTGCTGCGCATCATGGCCGGGGTGGACAAGGAATACGACGGCGAAGTGCAGTGGCTCGCCGGCCAGCGCATCGGCTACCTGCCGCAGGAGCCCGAGCTCGACCCGGCCAGGACGGTGAAGGAAGAAGTCGAATCCGCCCTCGGCGAAATCATGGAAGCGCGCCAGAAGCTGGAAGAAGTCTACGCCGCCTACGCCGAGCCCGACGCCGACTTCGACAAGCTCGCCGAGGAACAGGCCAGGTACGAAAACATCCTGTCGACTGCCGGCAGCGACGTCGAGACCCAGATGGAAATCGCCGCCGACGCGCTGCGCCTGCCGCCCTGGGACGCGGTGATCGGCAACCTGTCGGGGGGCGAGAAGCGCCGCGTCGCGCTGTGCAAGCTGCTGCTGTCCAAGCCCGACATGCTGCTGCTCGACGAGCCCACCAACCACCTCGACGCCGAATCGGTCGAATGGCTGGAGCAGTTCCTCACCCGCTTCCCCGGCACCGTGGTCGCCGTCACCCACGACCGCTACTTCCTCGACAACGCCGCCGAGTGGATCCTCGAACTGGACCGCGGCCACGGCATCCCGTGGAAGGGCAACTACTCGTCCTGGCTGGAACAGAAGGGCGAGCGCCTGGCGCAGGAAGCCAAGCAGGAAGCCGCGCACCAGAAGGCGATGAAGACCGAGCTGGAGTGGGCGCGCTCCAACCCCAAGGCGCGCCAGGCCAAGTCGAAGGCCCGCCTCGCCCGCTACGAGGAAATGGCGAGCGTCGAATACCAGCGCCGCAACGAGACCCAGGAAATCTTCATCCCGCCCGGCGAGCGCCTCGGCGACAAGGTCATCGAGTTCCGCGAGGTGAGCAAGGCCTTCGGCGACAAGCTGCTGATGGACAAAGTCAGCTTCAGCATCCCGCCGGGCGCCATCGTCGGCATCATCGGCCCCAACGGCGCAGGCAAATCGACCCTCTTCAAGATGATCGAAGGCCGCGACACGCCGGATTCGGGCATGGTCGAGATCGGCGCCACGGTCAAGATCGCCGCCGTCGACCAGACGCGCGAGGGCCTCGCCAACGACAAGACGGTGTTCGACGCTGTTTCCGACGGCGCCGACGTACTCACCGTGGGCCGCTTCGAGATGCCCAGCCGGGCCTACATCGGCCGCTTCAACTTCAAGGGCGGCGACCAGCAGAAGATCGTCGGCAACCTCTCCGGCGGCGAGCGCGGGCGCCTGCACCTGGCCAAGACCCTGATCCAGGGCGGCAACGTGCTGCTGCTCGACGAACCGTCCAACGATCTCGACGTCGAGACCCTGCGCGCGCTCGAAGACGCGCTGCTCGAATTCGCCGGCTGTGCACTGGTGATCTCGCACGACCGCTGGTTCCTCGACCGCATCTGCACCCATATCCTGGCGGCCGAAGGCGACTCGCAATGGACCTTCTTCGCCGGCAACTACCAGGAATACGAGGAAGACAAGAAGAAGCGTCTCGGCGAGGAAGGCGCCAAGCCCAAGCGCATCCGCTACAAGCCGATCGCGCGCTGA
- a CDS encoding ferredoxin--NADP reductase, translated as MTNLVTETVLSVHHWNDSLFSFRTTRNPGLRFENGQFVMIGLDVEGKPLTRAYSIASPNHEEHLEFFSIKVPDGPLTSRLQFLRPGDPIVVSKKPTGTLVVHDLHPGKHLYLLATGTGLAPFLSVIQDPHTYERFEKVVLVHGVRFVSELAYTEFITRELPQNEFFGEQVREQLIYYPTVTREPFRNTGRITHVIETGKLFADIGLPALDPAHDRVMICGSQAMNKDCCELLDARGFTMSPRIGVAGDYVIERAFVEK; from the coding sequence ATGACCAACCTCGTCACCGAAACCGTCCTCAGCGTCCATCACTGGAACGACTCCCTGTTCAGCTTCCGCACCACCCGCAACCCCGGCCTGCGCTTCGAGAACGGCCAGTTCGTGATGATCGGCCTCGATGTCGAAGGCAAGCCGCTGACCCGCGCCTACAGCATCGCCAGCCCCAACCACGAGGAACACCTCGAGTTCTTCAGCATCAAGGTGCCCGACGGCCCGCTCACCTCGCGCCTGCAGTTTCTGCGTCCGGGCGACCCGATCGTGGTCAGCAAGAAACCCACCGGCACCCTCGTCGTGCACGACCTCCACCCCGGCAAGCACCTCTACCTGCTCGCCACCGGCACCGGGCTAGCCCCCTTCCTCAGCGTGATCCAGGACCCACACACCTACGAGCGCTTCGAGAAGGTGGTACTGGTGCACGGGGTGCGTTTTGTCTCCGAGCTTGCCTACACCGAGTTCATCACCCGCGAGCTGCCGCAGAATGAATTCTTCGGCGAGCAGGTGCGCGAGCAGCTGATCTACTACCCCACGGTCACCCGCGAACCCTTCCGCAACACCGGCCGCATCACCCATGTGATCGAAACCGGCAAGCTGTTCGCCGACATCGGTCTGCCGGCGCTCGATCCTGCGCACGACCGGGTGATGATCTGCGGCAGCCAGGCGATGAACAAGGACTGCTGCGAGCTGCTCGACGCGCGCGGCTTCACCATGTCGCCGCGCATCGGCGTGGCCGGCGACTACGTGATCGAGCGCGCCTTCGTCGAGAAGTGA
- a CDS encoding LysR family transcriptional regulator has protein sequence MRFTLRQLQVFVGVARSENVSRAAEALALSQSAASAALAELESLFEQQLFDRKGKRLRLNEQGSLLLPHAVELLDRAEEIETLLRGDHGLGNLRVGATLTIGNYLLPLIASAYLQRHPESRVRLQVHNTASIAAMLLRYEIDLGLVEGQVVDAEIELEPWVDDELVVFCAPSHALAGREAVSVEEIAPQPWILRERGSGTRETFDRALRHRPGGLVPRLELEHTEAVKRAVESGLGLGCLSRLALRDALRRGSLVALETPELDLRRQFSFAWHKGKYHSAAIRCFLDDCRAFTAGARRSDLIALPAVP, from the coding sequence ATGCGATTCACTCTTCGTCAGCTCCAGGTCTTCGTCGGGGTCGCGCGCAGCGAGAACGTGTCGCGCGCAGCCGAGGCGCTGGCGCTGTCGCAGTCGGCGGCAAGTGCGGCGCTGGCCGAACTGGAAAGCCTGTTCGAGCAGCAGCTGTTCGACCGCAAGGGCAAGCGCCTGCGCTTGAACGAGCAGGGCAGCCTGCTGCTGCCGCATGCGGTGGAGTTGCTCGACCGTGCCGAGGAGATCGAGACCTTGCTGCGCGGCGATCATGGTTTGGGCAATCTGCGCGTGGGGGCGACGCTGACGATCGGCAACTACCTGCTGCCGCTGATCGCGTCGGCTTACCTGCAGCGTCACCCGGAAAGCCGGGTCCGGCTGCAGGTGCATAACACGGCGAGCATCGCGGCGATGCTGTTGCGCTACGAGATCGACCTCGGCCTGGTCGAAGGGCAGGTGGTGGATGCCGAAATCGAGCTCGAGCCGTGGGTCGATGATGAGCTGGTGGTGTTTTGTGCGCCCTCGCATGCGCTGGCTGGACGCGAGGCGGTGTCGGTGGAGGAGATCGCGCCGCAGCCGTGGATCTTGCGTGAGCGTGGCTCGGGAACGCGCGAAACCTTCGATCGGGCGCTGCGCCATCGCCCCGGCGGGCTGGTGCCGCGCCTCGAGCTGGAGCACACCGAGGCGGTCAAGCGTGCGGTGGAGAGCGGGCTGGGGCTGGGGTGCCTGTCGCGCCTGGCGCTGCGCGATGCGCTGCGGCGTGGCAGCCTGGTGGCGCTGGAGACGCCGGAGCTCGATCTGCGCCGGCAGTTCAGCTTCGCCTGGCACAAGGGGAAGTACCACAGCGCGGCGATCCGCTGCTTTCTCGACGATTGTCGCGCGTTCACCGCTGGCGCCCGCCGCAGCGACCTGATTGCGCTGCCGGCGGTACCTTGA
- the murJ gene encoding murein biosynthesis integral membrane protein MurJ — MNLLRALATVSGMTLLSRILGFVRDFVIARTFGAGMATDAFFVAFRLPNLLRRMFAEGAFSQAFVPILAEYKNRQGAQATQTLVNRVATLLGLVVACVAALGALAAPLIIYVSAPGFTGDPGKFELTVELTRITFPYIFFMALVALAGGVLNTWSRFAIPAFTPVLLNLTFIGMALFAVPYFDPPVLALAWAVFLGGLLQLALQIRPLAKIGMLPRFELNLSDPGVRRVMKLMAPAILGVSVSQISLLINTIFASFLESGSVSWLYYADRLMEFPAGLLGVALGTILLPSLSRLHADDNAAEFSALLDWGLRLTLLLTLPAALGLALLAVPLVATLFNYGAFSATDVMHTRSALVAYSIGLTGLILVKVLTPGFYARQDIRTPVKIALITLAATQLMNLAFIVPLRHAGLALAIGLASCLNAGLLFRGLRRRAIYAPQPGWSVFALKLLAALAVMGAVLWFGSGAEAHWVEIGGLERGLRLAAIVTAGALTYFATLFALGFRLRDFRRRGA, encoded by the coding sequence ATGAACCTGCTGCGCGCCCTCGCCACCGTCAGCGGCATGACCCTGCTGTCCCGCATCCTCGGCTTCGTGCGCGACTTCGTGATCGCACGCACCTTCGGTGCCGGCATGGCCACCGACGCCTTCTTCGTCGCTTTCCGCCTACCGAACCTGCTGCGCCGGATGTTCGCCGAAGGCGCCTTCTCCCAGGCCTTCGTACCCATCCTCGCCGAGTACAAGAACCGCCAGGGCGCACAAGCGACGCAGACCCTGGTCAACCGCGTGGCGACCCTGCTCGGCCTGGTGGTGGCCTGCGTCGCCGCCCTCGGCGCGCTTGCCGCCCCGCTGATCATCTACGTTTCCGCCCCCGGTTTTACCGGCGACCCCGGCAAGTTCGAACTCACCGTCGAACTCACCCGCATCACTTTCCCCTACATTTTCTTCATGGCACTGGTGGCACTCGCCGGCGGCGTGCTCAACACCTGGAGCCGGTTCGCGATTCCGGCCTTCACCCCGGTGCTGCTCAACCTCACCTTCATCGGCATGGCCCTCTTTGCCGTCCCCTACTTCGATCCGCCGGTGCTCGCACTGGCCTGGGCGGTGTTCCTCGGCGGCCTGCTCCAGCTCGCACTGCAGATCCGCCCGCTGGCAAAGATCGGCATGCTGCCGCGCTTCGAGCTCAATCTTTCCGACCCCGGCGTGCGCCGCGTCATGAAATTGATGGCACCGGCCATCCTCGGCGTCTCGGTGAGCCAGATCTCGCTCTTGATCAACACCATCTTCGCCTCCTTTCTGGAAAGCGGCAGCGTGTCCTGGCTGTATTACGCCGACCGCCTGATGGAATTCCCCGCCGGCCTGCTCGGTGTCGCGCTGGGGACGATCCTGCTCCCCAGCCTGTCCAGGCTGCACGCCGATGACAACGCCGCAGAATTCTCCGCACTACTCGACTGGGGCCTGCGCCTGACCCTGCTGCTGACCCTGCCGGCCGCGCTCGGGCTAGCGCTGCTGGCCGTGCCGCTGGTGGCGACGCTGTTCAACTACGGCGCTTTTTCCGCCACCGATGTCATGCACACGCGCAGCGCGCTGGTCGCCTACAGCATCGGCCTCACCGGGCTGATCCTGGTGAAGGTGCTGACGCCCGGCTTCTACGCCCGCCAGGACATCCGTACTCCGGTCAAGATCGCGCTGATCACGCTGGCCGCCACCCAGCTGATGAACCTCGCCTTCATCGTTCCGCTTCGCCACGCCGGGCTGGCACTGGCGATCGGCCTGGCCTCCTGCCTGAACGCCGGGCTGCTGTTCCGCGGCCTGCGCCGGCGGGCGATCTACGCTCCGCAGCCGGGCTGGAGCGTGTTTGCACTGAAGCTGCTCGCGGCACTGGCGGTGATGGGCGCCGTCCTGTGGTTCGGCAGCGGCGCGGAAGCGCACTGGGTGGAGATCGGCGGACTGGAACGCGGCCTGAGGCTGGCCGCGATCGTCACCGCCGGCGCGCTCACCTACTTCGCCACCTTGTTCGCTCTCGGCTTTCGCCTGCGCGACTTCCGCCGCCGCGGCGCCTGA